In Massilia antarctica, the following are encoded in one genomic region:
- the nuoK gene encoding NADH-quinone oxidoreductase subunit NuoK: MTLSLAHYLVLGAILFAISIVGIFLNRKNVIVLLMAIELMLLAVNLNFIAFSHYLGDAAGQIFVFFILTVAAAESAIGLAILVVLFRNLDTINVEDLDTLKG; this comes from the coding sequence ATGACCTTATCGCTCGCACACTACCTGGTCCTGGGCGCGATCCTGTTCGCGATCTCGATCGTCGGGATCTTCCTGAACCGCAAAAACGTCATCGTGCTGCTGATGGCGATTGAATTGATGCTGCTGGCCGTGAATTTGAACTTCATCGCGTTTTCCCACTACCTGGGCGACGCGGCGGGGCAGATCTTCGTCTTCTTCATCCTGACCGTGGCCGCCGCCGAATCGGCAATCGGCCTCGCGATCCTGGTGGTCCTGTTCCGTAACCTGGACACCATCAATGTGGAAGACCTCGATACCCTCAAAGGCTAA
- a CDS encoding NADH-quinone oxidoreductase subunit J — protein sequence MEFKTVLFYVFSAIMILAATRVITARNPVHAALFLVLAFFNAAGIWMLLKAEFLAIVLVLVYVGAVMVLFLFVVMMLDINMDRMREGFWSYLPLATGIGALIVLEMAAVLWRGFMKVGQDADTVGANIGGTKELGMLIYTKYILGFEIAAAILLVAIVAAVALTLRRRKDTKAFNPGDAVRVKRNDRLRIVKMAVVDQPAIDAASKAAALAAAEAQAAATAPVVTPPVAAPKETK from the coding sequence ATGGAATTTAAAACTGTATTGTTCTACGTGTTCTCGGCGATTATGATTCTCGCCGCGACCCGCGTTATCACTGCCCGCAATCCGGTCCACGCGGCACTGTTCCTGGTGCTCGCGTTCTTCAATGCGGCCGGCATCTGGATGCTGCTCAAGGCCGAGTTCCTGGCCATCGTGCTGGTGCTCGTGTATGTGGGCGCGGTGATGGTGCTGTTCCTGTTCGTGGTCATGATGCTCGATATTAATATGGACCGCATGCGGGAGGGCTTCTGGTCTTACCTGCCGCTGGCCACCGGTATCGGCGCGCTGATCGTGCTGGAAATGGCGGCGGTGCTGTGGCGCGGCTTCATGAAGGTGGGCCAGGATGCCGACACGGTGGGCGCGAACATCGGCGGCACCAAGGAATTGGGCATGCTGATCTACACCAAGTACATCCTCGGCTTCGAGATCGCCGCGGCGATCCTGCTGGTGGCGATTGTGGCCGCCGTCGCGCTGACCCTGCGTCGCCGCAAGGATACCAAGGCCTTCAACCCGGGCGACGCCGTGCGCGTCAAGCGCAACGACCGCCTGCGCATCGTGAAGATGGCCGTGGTCGACCAGCCCGCCATCGACGCGGCATCGAAAGCGGCCGCGCTGGCCGCCGCCGAAGCCCAGGCGGCCGCCACCGCGCCCGTCGTCACGCCGCCGGTTGCCGCACCCAAGGAGACAAAATGA